Proteins encoded in a region of the Paucidesulfovibrio longus DSM 6739 genome:
- a CDS encoding DJ-1/PfpI family protein — protein MSSKKVLLFLGEGFEDLEAVSILSVCGWTDYYQHLAKVEVVTTGLHPVVNGRFGLQIKTDLLVSEIEPQDYTALAVPGGFHFHGFDEAYCQPLRDLANAIHVQGGTIATMCVGVLPIAEAGLLQGQKATSYAFSRNRDNLGRIQELGGIPTPGPIEISNRIISCAGPAQSIQVAKLLLESVIGTDSAEEVFRFMNGTAQNT, from the coding sequence ATGTCCAGCAAAAAAGTACTGCTCTTCCTAGGCGAAGGATTTGAAGATCTGGAGGCGGTTTCAATTCTCTCTGTCTGCGGATGGACAGATTATTACCAGCATCTTGCCAAGGTCGAAGTTGTCACTACGGGGCTACACCCCGTGGTCAATGGCCGCTTCGGGCTACAAATAAAAACCGATCTACTGGTGAGTGAGATCGAACCTCAGGATTATACAGCCTTGGCTGTTCCCGGTGGATTTCATTTCCACGGCTTTGATGAGGCCTATTGCCAGCCGTTGCGCGATCTGGCCAACGCCATTCATGTTCAAGGTGGAACCATCGCAACTATGTGTGTCGGCGTACTGCCTATCGCTGAAGCTGGCCTGCTGCAAGGGCAAAAAGCAACTAGCTATGCCTTCAGTCGTAATCGTGACAATTTGGGGCGCATACAGGAGCTTGGTGGGATCCCTACCCCAGGGCCAATTGAGATCTCAAACCGTATTATTTCCTGCGCCGGTCCTGCTCAGTCTATCCAGGTTGCCAAACTGCTGTTGGAATCAGTTATCGGCACCGATAGCGCTGAAGAGGTCTTCAGGTTTATGAATGGGACAGCTCAAAATACTTGA
- the mduS gene encoding methyltransferase domain-containing selenoprotein MduS → MTPEHKPKKEQKSHWDEVFTESGAFFGEEPSQFAKVSLNLFQQNNVISLLELGCGQGRDSFLFAQNGLNVTGLDYSESAVAEVSEKAANIGLSSRLRTQVQDLREPLPFTDESFDACYSHMLLCMELSTAEIAFILRETHRILKPGGLAVYSVRSSFDKHYRTGTHLGEDIYEIGDFVVHFFTEGKVRQLAKGYEILKIERMEEGGLPRDLFCVSMKKGSVPSTWDLDPCEETSMSDPLDKFQAFMDASLAPGALDHKTKQLVALGAALAAGCDPUTDFGLAVAGQSGASTKELKEVAAIAMTVNAFKTRALFDGKINKVDQDSPSTDKENPEPAPGKT, encoded by the coding sequence ATGACACCGGAACATAAGCCGAAAAAGGAGCAGAAATCCCACTGGGATGAAGTCTTCACCGAGTCTGGAGCGTTTTTCGGTGAGGAACCGAGTCAGTTTGCCAAAGTATCACTGAATCTCTTTCAGCAAAATAACGTGATATCGCTGCTGGAACTGGGTTGTGGCCAAGGGCGCGACAGTTTTCTCTTTGCTCAAAATGGACTTAATGTGACCGGTCTCGACTACTCGGAATCCGCTGTTGCAGAGGTGAGTGAAAAAGCGGCAAATATCGGGCTATCTTCTCGACTCCGCACGCAGGTTCAAGACCTGAGGGAACCGCTTCCGTTTACTGACGAATCCTTTGATGCTTGCTACTCGCACATGTTGCTCTGCATGGAGCTTTCAACTGCCGAAATCGCCTTTATTTTACGTGAAACTCACCGCATCCTCAAACCAGGGGGGCTAGCTGTTTACTCGGTTCGCAGCAGTTTTGACAAACACTATCGAACTGGTACCCACCTTGGTGAAGACATTTACGAAATCGGCGATTTTGTCGTTCACTTCTTTACCGAAGGGAAAGTTCGACAACTAGCTAAAGGCTACGAAATTCTGAAAATCGAGCGCATGGAGGAAGGGGGCCTGCCCCGTGATCTGTTTTGCGTCAGCATGAAAAAGGGATCGGTTCCGTCAACCTGGGACCTCGACCCTTGTGAGGAGACGTCGATGAGTGACCCACTAGATAAGTTTCAGGCGTTTATGGACGCCTCCCTGGCACCAGGAGCCCTTGACCACAAAACCAAACAACTGGTTGCTCTGGGGGCGGCCCTGGCCGCAGGGTGTGATCCCTGAACCGATTTTGGCCTCGCAGTTGCGGGGCAATCCGGGGCATCAACTAAAGAGTTGAAGGAAGTTGCAGCGATCGCCATGACCGTCAATGCGTTCAAAACTCGGGCTCTGTTCGATGGTAAAATCAACAAAGTCGATCAGGACTCTCCATCAACAGACAAGGAGAACCCGGAGCCTGCCCCGGGAAAAACTTGA
- a CDS encoding TVP38/TMEM64 family protein, with the protein MKRKKLVLLLFLIVAVSFFFILDLGRFLTLDVLKTNREVLTSFYIEHRLVTVLGFMLLYIIQTALSLPGATIFSLSAGLLFGAIMGTVYAVTAATIGAVLAFLVARYLFHDTVQRKFGSQMVKLNLALEREGLHYLLFLRLVPLFPFFLINLSAALTRLPLRTFFLGTMIGIIPGGFVYVNAGASLATINSLSDIASPRVLGSFALLGLFALVPVFYQRFKKKQPVRDS; encoded by the coding sequence ATGAAACGAAAAAAGCTGGTACTCCTTCTTTTTCTCATTGTAGCCGTTTCCTTCTTTTTCATCCTCGATTTAGGACGGTTCTTGACTCTCGATGTGCTGAAAACCAACCGGGAGGTCCTGACGTCATTCTATATTGAGCACCGCTTGGTAACCGTCCTCGGATTCATGCTCCTTTACATCATCCAAACAGCTCTGTCTCTTCCTGGCGCAACGATTTTTTCCCTATCCGCCGGACTTCTGTTCGGGGCCATCATGGGCACAGTATATGCGGTGACCGCCGCGACCATTGGTGCCGTTCTTGCCTTTTTGGTGGCCAGGTATCTTTTCCACGATACGGTGCAGAGAAAATTTGGATCGCAAATGGTAAAGCTGAACCTCGCCCTTGAACGGGAGGGATTGCACTATCTACTCTTTCTCCGCCTAGTTCCGCTTTTCCCCTTTTTCCTAATCAATTTAAGTGCGGCACTGACCAGGCTGCCGCTACGCACATTCTTCTTGGGCACCATGATCGGCATTATCCCCGGCGGCTTTGTTTATGTGAATGCAGGAGCCAGCCTCGCTACCATAAACAGCCTCAGTGACATCGCCTCTCCCCGGGTTCTTGGCTCTTTTGCACTACTGGGGCTTTTTGCCTTGGTGCCGGTTTTCTATCAAAGGTTTAAAAAGAAGCAACCTGTCAGAGACAGTTAA
- a CDS encoding MerR family transcriptional regulator → MNQLTIGQAAKLSGVGVETIRFYERQGLIEQPPKPDNGFRRYPPETVRKIRFIRRAKEIGFSLREIHELLGFYFDTQTSCEDVRDQAKIKIADMEARIAALGKMKTALQALVDECGTREGECPILETLAEDY, encoded by the coding sequence ATGAACCAGCTGACAATCGGCCAGGCCGCAAAGCTCTCCGGCGTCGGCGTCGAAACGATCCGCTTTTACGAGCGCCAGGGACTCATCGAACAACCGCCCAAACCAGACAACGGCTTCCGCCGCTACCCTCCGGAAACGGTCCGGAAAATCCGCTTCATCCGGCGGGCCAAGGAGATCGGCTTTTCCCTCCGGGAGATTCATGAATTGCTCGGTTTTTATTTCGATACGCAAACCAGCTGCGAAGACGTCCGGGATCAAGCGAAGATCAAGATCGCCGATATGGAGGCCAGAATTGCTGCCCTGGGAAAAATGAAGACCGCCCTGCAGGCCCTGGTCGATGAATGCGGAACCCGGGAGGGCGAGTGCCCCATTCTGGAAACCCTGGCCGAGGACTACTGA
- a CDS encoding ArsR/SmtB family transcription factor encodes MKNLNIRDKAELLRQLAHPVRLQILEELASGVKCVTDIQDLLEIPQPNVSQHLLVLRRNRIVDFYEDGQLRCYYLLRPALVAELFHLLSGEYPIVERDREEVRQEGRLREQRNNQKTAC; translated from the coding sequence ATGAAAAATCTGAATATTCGAGACAAGGCGGAACTGTTGCGGCAACTCGCACATCCGGTTCGACTACAGATCCTGGAGGAGCTGGCAAGCGGAGTGAAATGTGTCACCGACATTCAGGATCTCTTAGAGATCCCCCAACCGAATGTCTCCCAGCACTTGCTGGTTCTGCGCCGGAACCGAATTGTCGATTTCTACGAGGACGGTCAGTTGCGCTGCTACTACCTGTTGCGTCCGGCCCTGGTAGCTGAGTTGTTCCATTTGCTTTCTGGTGAATACCCTATTGTTGAACGGGATCGTGAGGAAGTTAGACAGGAAGGCCGTCTACGAGAACAACGAAATAACCAGAAAACTGCCTGTTGA
- a CDS encoding SHOCT domain-containing protein codes for MAPWHEFWSGGFWVFPIIMMTFMLVIVIVVLFLVRSFWGRVGRDFRPPWSGKEERLCEERDSPLEIAKGRYARGEITKEEFEEIAKTIG; via the coding sequence ATGGCACCTTGGCATGAGTTCTGGTCAGGCGGATTCTGGGTTTTCCCGATCATCATGATGACCTTCATGCTGGTCATTGTGATCGTCGTTTTGTTTTTGGTGCGAAGTTTTTGGGGCCGGGTGGGGCGGGATTTCAGGCCACCTTGGTCTGGTAAGGAAGAGCGGCTATGTGAAGAAAGAGATTCTCCTTTGGAAATCGCCAAGGGTCGTTATGCAAGGGGAGAGATCACCAAAGAGGAGTTCGAAGAGATAGCGAAAACGATTGGCTGA